A stretch of Streptomyces vietnamensis DNA encodes these proteins:
- a CDS encoding lytic polysaccharide monooxygenase auxiliary activity family 9 protein — MRNKALGAAVVALGIAGATVLATGTAGSHGYTDAPISRQKLCANGTVSNCGDIQWEPQSVEGPKGFPAAGPADGKICAGGNSRFAQLDDPRGGAWPTTTLVAGQSYGFRWQFTARHATTDFRYYITKNGWTGTKALTRADLDPQPFLTIPYNNQQPPSTLTHSGTIPAGKTGRHLILAVWTIADTGNAFYACSDVKF, encoded by the coding sequence GGCGCTCGGCATCGCCGGGGCCACCGTCCTCGCCACCGGCACCGCCGGCAGCCACGGCTACACCGACGCGCCGATCAGCCGTCAGAAGCTCTGCGCCAACGGCACCGTGAGCAACTGCGGCGACATCCAGTGGGAGCCGCAGTCGGTCGAGGGGCCCAAGGGCTTCCCGGCCGCGGGCCCCGCCGACGGGAAGATCTGCGCCGGCGGGAACTCCCGCTTCGCGCAGCTCGACGACCCCCGCGGCGGTGCCTGGCCGACGACGACGCTCGTGGCCGGCCAGAGCTACGGCTTCCGGTGGCAGTTCACCGCCCGCCACGCCACCACGGACTTCCGCTACTACATCACCAAGAACGGCTGGACCGGGACCAAGGCGCTGACCCGGGCGGACCTCGACCCCCAGCCGTTCCTGACCATCCCCTACAACAACCAGCAGCCGCCGTCGACGCTCACGCACTCCGGGACGATCCCGGCGGGCAAGACGGGCCGGCACCTGATCCTGGCGGTGTGGACGATCGCGGACACCGGGAACGCCTTCTACGCCTGCTCGGACGTCAAGTTCTGA